From Streptomyces sp. CMB-StM0423, a single genomic window includes:
- a CDS encoding helix-turn-helix domain-containing protein: protein MRSSLSTTRKNSSVSSCDAGSNPFEMGIATELFGLRRPELDVAWYDFTLCAPVPGVRMHDGFFTLSRRLVFAAHRDGGQRQFIERPVPAVPDASLAPVLAWAAERLDRPLAVADLAGYAAVSPATLHRRFVRELGTTPLAWLTGERVALACRLIERGEHRLEVVARTSGLGTAANLLAQVRRRTGLSPSAYRARFGPAGAAGPGGGSGPAPVPVPGPAPVPEKGSGPAPRPC, encoded by the coding sequence ATGCGCAGCTCGCTCTCGACGACGAGGAAGAACTCGTCGGTGTCCTCGTGCGACGCCGGGTCGAACCCCTTCGAAATGGGCATCGCCACCGAGCTGTTCGGGCTGCGCCGGCCCGAGCTGGACGTCGCGTGGTACGACTTCACGCTCTGCGCCCCCGTGCCCGGCGTGCGCATGCACGACGGCTTCTTCACCCTCTCCCGCCGGCTCGTCTTCGCCGCCCACCGCGACGGCGGGCAGCGGCAGTTCATCGAGCGCCCGGTGCCGGCGGTGCCGGACGCCTCGCTCGCCCCGGTGCTCGCCTGGGCGGCGGAGCGGCTCGACCGGCCGCTGGCCGTCGCCGACCTGGCCGGGTACGCCGCCGTCAGCCCGGCCACGCTGCACCGGCGCTTCGTCCGGGAGCTGGGCACCACGCCGCTGGCGTGGCTGACGGGGGAGCGGGTGGCGCTGGCGTGCCGGCTGATCGAGCGCGGGGAGCACCGGCTGGAGGTGGTGGCGCGGACGAGCGGGCTGGGCACGGCGGCGAACCTGCTGGCGCAGGTGCGGCGGCGTACGGGGCTGAGCCCGTCGGCGTACCGGGCCCGCTTCGGCCCGGCGGGCGCCGCGGGCCCCGGGGGCGGCTCCGGGCCCGCACCCGTACCCGTACCCGGGCCCGCGCCCGTACCGGAAAAAGGTTCTGGGCCCGCTCCCCGGCCCTGCTAG
- a CDS encoding TIGR03086 family metal-binding protein: protein MSSENSRDASENADVYALMKECAAEAARVARGVRPEQLAGPTPCPDWDVRALVNHWVCFTSHGLEHRARRTQLPEELPKRDFAAEPGWADAYAAQLDRAVAAWAAPAAWEGDVDLGFLEMPAPEVAAVIVKELAVHGWDVARATGQEFRASEGVAALALRVAEDHGEMYRQYDGFADAVPVPQDAPAFDRALAATGRDPRHPAA from the coding sequence ATGAGCAGCGAGAACAGCCGGGACGCAAGCGAGAACGCCGATGTGTACGCGCTGATGAAGGAGTGCGCCGCCGAGGCCGCGCGGGTGGCCAGGGGCGTACGGCCGGAGCAGTTGGCGGGACCCACGCCCTGCCCGGACTGGGACGTGCGCGCCCTCGTCAACCACTGGGTCTGCTTCACCTCCCACGGCCTGGAGCACCGCGCCCGCCGCACTCAGCTCCCCGAGGAGCTGCCGAAGCGCGACTTCGCTGCGGAGCCCGGCTGGGCGGACGCGTACGCCGCGCAGCTCGACCGGGCCGTCGCCGCCTGGGCGGCGCCCGCGGCCTGGGAGGGGGACGTCGACCTGGGCTTCCTGGAGATGCCCGCGCCGGAGGTGGCGGCGGTGATCGTCAAGGAGCTGGCGGTGCACGGCTGGGACGTGGCGCGGGCGACCGGGCAGGAGTTCCGGGCATCGGAGGGGGTGGCGGCGCTGGCGCTGCGGGTCGCGGAGGACCACGGCGAGATGTACCGGCAGTACGACGGCTTCGCCGACGCCGTGCCCGTACCGCAGGACGCTCCGGCGTTCGACCGCGCGCTGGCCGCGACGGGCCGCGACCCGCGGCACCCGGCCGCCTGA